TTACCGCCACCCTCGGATCTCTGATCATCGGTATCGGCGTCGAATTTACTATCCTAATCATGATGCGCTATAACGAAGAGCGCAAAAAGGGTGAAACTCCGGAAGTCGCGATGACAACCGCGATGACTAAGATCGGTAGGGCGGTCATCACTTCCGGTCTGACCGTGGTGGGCGGTTTCGGGGCGTTGCTTTTTGCCCGGGATTTCCCGATCTTGACTGATTTTGGCGCTGTGACGATGATCAACGTCGGTTTTGCGCTGGTTTCAAGCCTGGTAGTCCTGCCGACGATTATCGTGGCGGTGGATCGGAGAAAACTGGAAGTAATTAAGGCGCGCGCAATAGAAACAACGACCGTCAAATAGACGTTGGATTTTAGATACTGAGGGGCGCCACCAAACAGTGGAGCCCCTCAGTTGTTTTTATGCCTGCCTTCAATGTGGGCAGAAGAGGATTCGAACCTCTGACTTCCTGCGTGCAAGCTCACCATTGAGTTGGGAAGAGGGACGATTCATGTTTTTCATGGTCGTCCTCCCGTTACTAATTTATCATACACTAGTTGTTGAGCAAACCAAACATGGTATCTAAATACGTTTTTTGAATAGAATTGTATTTACCTGAAGGCTGCCACTAAAGAATTCATCAGGAGGAGGTAAAGATCACATACATTGAACAAACCACAGAGAGTCCATTTGGACTCTCTGTGGTTTTGGTGCAACGTTGTTTATGGTTGCTAGTTCAATGGAGTGAACTTGACCAGAGGGACTTGCCAGTGCCCCAGGTTGGTAATGATGGTGCCATTTCCCACCATTTCTCTGAATCAAGCAATTCATAACCGAAAGTTTTTCCCATTTGCCACATGAAACCATTGAACACACCGGTAGTTGATACCGTGGCATGTACTAATTCGTGAACCATAGCGCCTTTTTCAGTATTCATAGTACAGATACCTCGGCATACCTGCGAACACCCGTTAATCCCTGAGAATCCTTGACATTGAGTTGTGTTAGTCCAGAACAATCTCTTTCCGGGGTTGTTGATCATATTCGGGACGATGTAGTCAAAGTTCGGGATGTCCCAACTGGGTTCCGCTTCATGTGAGATCGCCTGACTTGGACACATTTCAGCGCACCTTCGGCAAGTGTGGCAGAAGCGGAATATTCCGGCATCGATTGGTTTAGCTTGCATCATTGGGAGATCGGTTATGATGCTATAGTAGCCGGTGACCGGACCATGTTCGGGTTGGATGCAAATTTCACTGCTGCGTCCCATCTCAGAAACACCGCCGAGTACCGCGCTGGCTTCAGCCGGCATCATTCCGCCAGGACCATCGCCGGCACCATAACCATAGCTATGGTAACCCAAGATATTAATGAATGCTTGGAGACAAGGATAAGTTGATTGATGGAACATGCGGTAACGAGCAGAGTTGGACTCCGATGAAAGTTTTGTGGAATTGTTACCCGAACCCGTGGTACTCCAAGATGCCCTAGCCATGGGGATCATCACCCCGATATCCCAGAGAGGTCTATCGGGCAATACTAAATGGCAATCATCCACTCCGTCAATGGGTTCGATATATCCTACATCAACATTCTCGAAATCTATTTTTCTCCAGTATCCAGCGGGAGGGGGCCATTTGTTTACAAAGCCATCACCCGTCGAATTTCCCTTAGGACCAACTCTCGTATAGGTGTAGACAAGGTTTCGTTCATGACCCGAAAGTTCGGCCGTACCAATATTGCCAGCACCAAAACAAATGGAAGCTGCGCGAATCATACGAGCATTCTCTTCGGGAGTTCCTTGCCATTTGGCCATACCTAGTTTTTGCGGGTCCGTAGGGGTAAGACCCATCCATCCGTCCTTAGGATTCTTGGTGATGTAGGGTAATACCGGTCTGTAGGAGCCAAATATACCACCGGCTGTACCGAGCGCCGTGTCGCGGAGTGTATTTCCTTTAGTCCCAACGCGAGCTTTAGTAGCCGCTGAACTTTCTGCCCGGTTCGCCAGCCACTTCTCTGCGCCCCAATGCTGTGCGTTCGGATAGGATGAATGAGCCATCGTCCGATGGTCGTACCGTTTAACTTTACTCCAATCGATCTCTACTGTCGGTTCATCAACTGATTTTACCCACCAGGGGCGCTTCCAGCCACCTGACTCAGAGGCGGTTAATTCATCCAAGTCGTGGAATACGGGAGACGTGAGTGCCGCAGCTCCAACCCCAGTCAGGCCCAGAACTTTCATGAACTCTCGCCTGCTTA
This is a stretch of genomic DNA from Dehalogenimonas etheniformans. It encodes these proteins:
- a CDS encoding reductive dehalogenase, with the translated sequence MTTFHHTVSRREFMKVLGLTGVGAAALTSPVFHDLDELTASESGGWKRPWWVKSVDEPTVEIDWSKVKRYDHRTMAHSSYPNAQHWGAEKWLANRAESSAATKARVGTKGNTLRDTALGTAGGIFGSYRPVLPYITKNPKDGWMGLTPTDPQKLGMAKWQGTPEENARMIRAASICFGAGNIGTAELSGHERNLVYTYTRVGPKGNSTGDGFVNKWPPPAGYWRKIDFENVDVGYIEPIDGVDDCHLVLPDRPLWDIGVMIPMARASWSTTGSGNNSTKLSSESNSARYRMFHQSTYPCLQAFINILGYHSYGYGAGDGPGGMMPAEASAVLGGVSEMGRSSEICIQPEHGPVTGYYSIITDLPMMQAKPIDAGIFRFCHTCRRCAEMCPSQAISHEAEPSWDIPNFDYIVPNMINNPGKRLFWTNTTQCQGFSGINGCSQVCRGICTMNTEKGAMVHELVHATVSTTGVFNGFMWQMGKTFGYELLDSEKWWEMAPSLPTWGTGKSLWSSSLH